The sequence below is a genomic window from Lolium perenne isolate Kyuss_39 chromosome 7, Kyuss_2.0, whole genome shotgun sequence.
gtgtggacccgcatagtcggcgacaggaaaaccaaatcctgtcgattttccctccaatttgcttgcatatccccattccctccaatttgcttgcatatccccattctctcccgccgaattcGGCCATTCTCCTCGTCTTCCAGTTCCAGTTCccggcggcgtcttctcgtccaccaccactctcctcctcttcttctcatccaccacaatgccgccgaaggcgccggcgaggaagcCGCGGGCGAAGAAGGAGCGGCCGCTGGGCATGacgaacgccgagtgggcggcggacgagaaacggcgcgaggtggaaacaagcggcagggcggagagggtgaaaagagccgccgccaagagggcggcggcggcccaggacgaacaagcgaggatgatcagcatggccatgagctgcggcggcggcggtggcatgttccccggccaatggccgacgcaaggtacaaccaattccccgtcgtccttctccccttcgctgtactcgccgtcgccgcctgccgtgttccaagagggcgcctacgtccaaccgtccaggtccacaccgtcgccgcccgagcttgacgtcggcggcggcggccagttcgagggcacctcgccggccctgcgacgagggccgctcccgttcggtgcgatggcggcgccgaacgaagaggagatccacgagatgatcacctccggctccgccgccgccgctgcgagcccggggttcttcatggccgccgccgctgcgtgcccggggttcttcacgcaagaggaggcgagggcgatggcagctgtggcggcgcgcaacgagcatcgggaggatgttgccgacggaagccaagccgtcgaagaagaagacgaggaagaagaagagccaactcaagccgccgccaaccagtcgaaggggaaaagaagaggaagaaggactcgccgcctgccgaaccgcgtatcaagtggacgccgaaggaagaggactgcctcgccgaagcttggatgaccgtgtccacgaacggcataatcggggccaatcagtcgttcgacacatattggcttcgagtgaggcaggcgtacgaggaacgcaaactcgtcgatccctacttcaacaagatgaacatgaacgtgtaccggggagacaaggcaatggccacccattgggggatcatgcagacggcgtgcaacaaatggcacggcatacaggaggaggtcgacaaacggccgatcagcggccacgacttggagcaaaaggtatgctccgtcgaccctgcatcaccgaggtacatcgtcgttagctgacccgtatcgccgtgctcttttttccccagctgcgccgagctttggacatgtacacggacgacaccggcctgcagttcaagttcctcaacgtctacgcccgcctcgagaactgcgagaagtggaaggaaactcgcacgaccctctcgaagagcaagaccgagcagtacaaccccgacgctccggcggcttgcgcggcggaagggcgccctgaactcggctagaagaagctcaaagagctcaaacggacggacaatcccgccgacaggatgcaggcgtcgatcgacaagtgctgggccgacttgagaTCACACGCCGACGGGgggaacgacaagttcgacggcaggtggcgggagatgctcgccaaccaaggcgtccggatcgccctgctgaagacgacggcggcggcgaagaagaggaacacagacttggcgttcctgatgggcggcggcgacatggaactgatggacgaggagacgaggaattggtaccagggccaccgcagcgacatcctccgagccactccggccagtccttcttcgtctccgccggctcctacctcgacttcctcaccatctacctcgtcgactgcggctgcttcgacgtccactgccgctgcttcCTCGTCGGCTGCCGTAGCCGCTTCGgccacggcgtgtgaggaaactggtccgtcggacaccgccgtgccggccgggactgccgacgagcctgtttccgtgtaatttccctccgatcgccgatctgtggctgatccttttgctccttttgccgatcaactggccgtacttgtagcgcgggacagcgctttgtttgaatttaaactatgtccgccgaactccgggtggacgactggaaatacggtactccccacgacttaatttcgtccaatccggcggttgtttcgtccggatttaggcgtggggagcgccaacgagtgaggATGCTCTAAGGAACACACCGGCACAAGGCGTGGAGTACATCATGAGCTTCAGGTTATAAATAAGTTTAGCTAAAGGACCAGTCAGCTTAGAGGCATGTGAGTCTGTTCATCATCCTTTTATCCAAGCTGGGGCAATTTCCTTTCTCTACAGGGTACAGGCTACTGCTATCTATCATCACGTTTCTCTTGAAGCACAATACTCGGGTACAGTTAGTCCTTGATACTCGGACATAGTTAGACATTTTCCACATGTTTGGACATCTATGTAACACTACAGTGTGGCACAATATTCAGTTATAACTACTTATTATGTTTCTCTGTCAACAATAAGCTTTGTGTTCCTCTTCCACTTACGGGGGAAGAAATCTAATTAAGTCAATTATCTTATCTCCTTTCTGATGATTGCTAAATTGCTCAAGGTAGCATAATTAAATTGCATTGTTGCTTATTTGGTTTATGCAAGTAATGCTATTCTAACTACAGACTTCctgttgcttgctaaattgctcaAGGTAGCATGATTAAATTGTATTGTTGTTCATTTGGTTTATGGAAGTAATGCTATTATAACTACAGACTTGAAGGGAATTTTTATGGCGATACatcatattttttttaaaaatgttGCTAATTTATATGATATAAaatttccgcagcaacgcgcggcttAGAAACCTTCTATGGACGGATAGAGTAATACACATCAAAATAACTTGTTCTCGTTTCTGAAAAATATTTCCTCTTGTAATTTTTAGGACATATGTTTACCTATAAGGAAAAagtaaaataaataaatgaacgcactaaaaaactaaaaaataaaATGGGCCACCATTAgggtgtacatgcacataactgATGGCCGTGTGCAGCTAATATAATTGTGTAACCTGACAGCATGATGCTAATCAATCTTTTTTTTAAACCATGATGCTAATCAATCTTAATTATATATGCACCCGAAAATCAAATTACACGGAGTCACAGATCGTCTGCAGATTGCAGCTGGTAAGAGCCAACGGCCGCACGAATGCAGTCAACATGCAAAGTCGTAGTATTAGCAGCGGTTCATCAGACATTTATTCTTGTTGCGAAAGGCCCAGATTTGTTACAAAAGCTGTAAAATGGATATACAGAGAAGTAGAGAACATAACAGAAACaatttacaaaaaaaaatacTGAAAAAAATCCTGATTCCTGGCCATCGGTGGTGATCAGTTACTCTATCTGCTTCAGCAACACTCTCTGGAGCTGCACAAGAGAATATTCGAGTTATGCATCGAGCTGTGTTGTCAGACAGGTCACTCGTCCCTAAGAAAAAAAGCACACACCACTAACACCGCATTCCACGATGGAGCCCTACAGGTCAAGAGAGCCACCTATTGCTTCCACCACTAAGTATCAACCACCAGGAACCACAGCTTCCTGATCATTTCATTTGCATGCTTGCAGATCTCATGATCTTGATCTCATGACATTAAATTACAGGTATATGCTCGTGCACAGCTGCAGATGTCGCTGCTAGCAGCACCTGCGCTGAGGGCAATCGATCCAGAGAAGGTATGACGAGACCCAGCAATAGAGAAAACCCCCTTGCTTCTTCTTGCCGACAATAAGTAGGACATGACAATGTGAGAGGCCTAGCTAGCAGCACCTAATGCACCCTGAGATTGCAAAGGATCACATGTAGTAGTTAATAGCACTAGTAGAAATATGCAAGCGATGCTCACCACATGAACACACCGTGTTGCGTGGGGGAGCCCAGAAGTCAACTGTTCCTCCACCACCAATAAGCACTAGCTCTTTCCCTCAACATCTCCCTCCCCACTCACCAATCTCATGATCTCGATCTGGATCTCACAATAGACTACACGCTCGTGCAGATGACTCTGCCGCCCATAGTAGAGACATGACAGGGTGATCAAAAAGCTCAAACACAGACTGTTAGGGATGCTAGTTGCACTGATCATGAAACATAAAAAAGCATCAGCTTGTCGTCCAGATGGGTGGCTTTTATTCCAGAAGCACTACAACCCATCAAGGATGAGATTCATGCTGTCTGCAGACTGCACGGTCACCCACTGCATGGCTTCTGCTTATATAGGGAGGTAAACCATACCGGTCGAGCACCATTGCAACACAGTTTCTTTTCTCCGAATCTCTCTCTTCCATTTCCAGATACATAGAAAGGACTCCATTTCCCGTTCCAGCCATGGCTAGTCATCTCAGATCTGTGTGTGCGCCTTCTAGCTCCTGCTCCAGCGAAACCAACAGCTCCTGCTCCAGTGAAGTCACCTTCTGCAGATGCTCGATGGGTTCAGAAGGTATGTAGGTATGCACAACAACATTGAGGAGCTATGTTTGCAAGCGGCCAAATTATCCTTTGCCAAGAGTAGTGAAGGAAAGTTATGGAGCTGGAGATCGAAAACTCTCTTCCACTTTTAACATCTGCAGCGCCATCCAAGAGCTTTTCAGAGCTCAGGAATTATTGGTTCTCAAGAAAGGAGATGATGTAGCTGTTAAGGCCAAAAGACAAGCCTTCATCTACAGGCAAATAAGGCCTAAAAACAGTCAAAGAAAATTGGCTGCAGGGTGGTCAAAGTGTTGGCAAGCGAGGCCCGTTGCTCGATGCTTGAATCATCCACGTAGCTCCTATTGAAGCAAATTGCGATGCTGAGTTATACCAAGTGGTCTATTGTCACCCAAGACATTTCAGAAGAAAAGAGTTGTATGCGACGAGGAGCAACAACTGAAAACAGAATTCgatattgttgatcttcagagcaGTATTGAGATTTTGTTCAGGAGATTGCTCCAGAGAAGAGTTTCTCTTTTGAATGCTCGAAGCTTGTATGGATGATACCACACCTCTGATTCGCTGTGATTGGCATCCACCTTTTAGACAGTCTGCTGATAATGATGACAATTTTCAATGCATAAATGGGAGTTGTACTGAAGTATACTTGgctgagaaacaaaaaaaaaatgggtCCATTTCTTGTTGTCAATTTACTCTTTGTGCTTGCAGAGCCTTAACTCACACCCTATCTTAACAGGAAAAAATACTAATAAATTATGATCATCGTTGACCGTCATTCAAGCAGCTAACGCTGTTTATAATGAATATTAAAATTATTTACtaaaagatggtcatattattcagATGGTAGCTATCACACAAACGAACAAGGATCCTTGTGCGGTGGTCGGGCTATTGATCGCTAAAGAAGGCCAATTCCAACACTTGAGGTTGACCACACACGTAGCTATAACAGTCTACAATATCTTGAATCCAGAGGCCCAAAAATGGCACAACCATGTATCCTAATACCACAAGttttttttcctttattttaatTGCCAAGCTGGGTTTGCACAAAATTTGTCACAAACAAAATTTCTCATTTTCATATCATTCTCAATACACTAACGAAACCCGATTGATTGATGAAAGGAGAGCAGCCAGCAAGGCATGCTCACAGCTAAATGCTAGATTAGCAATCAATTAAATAATGCCTAGAGCATGCAATTATGCAAAGGTCCACTAGCAGACTACCACACTGCTGGTTCTTGCTTCCAGTTGCAAGAACATGATAATGTGCTAGCGCGTCTTGAGGACAGAGGACACGCTAAAATATGTACTAAACAGGAGACGACTTTGATGCTGTAACCGCTACCCTTATGCCAGATCTGCATCCATGGCAGACAACATCTGGAAAAATAAATGGCACGATTCTTCGTGTCTACCTATCAGATAGTCTTGCTCGTATGCTTCTTCGGTATAAATAGGCCTCATAGGAAAGGTAAGACACATCAAACATAAGTGATTTGTCTTCCTTCTCACTTCAACCACAATACAGAGAAAAAAGCTTCAATATCCAAAATGGCTTTCCACCTACGATCGATAAGTTTGCCTTCAAGGCCTCAGGCCAACGAGGCCGAAGTCGAGCAAGAGCTGTTGAGCCTAGGGGCAAGCATATCTTCCCCCAACACCATCAGCACGGTATGTGATGGTCTTAGGAGGCTTGGAGACATCTACAATGGTGTTGAAGAGATTGTTGGCCTGCCAAGCAACCAAGTCGGGAAGATGTTGGATGGAGAGATGGAATGCTCCCTTGAGC
It includes:
- the LOC127316385 gene encoding uncharacterized protein encodes the protein MNMNVYRGDKAMATHWGIMQTACNKWHGIQEEVDKRPISGHDLEQKLRRALDMYTDDTGLQFKFLNVYARLENCEKWKETRTTLSKSKTEQYNPDAPAACAAEGRPELG